A single region of the Pontibacter kalidii genome encodes:
- a CDS encoding acyl carrier protein, translating into MTNVTSNTQAIQTEVVNIITSVTNINPNRLLKVRDLTRLGLDIIDVVDIILKVEKTYQLTIPDEVPVYTVDDFVNYVYTHTFKEAS; encoded by the coding sequence ATGACTAATGTAACTTCAAACACGCAGGCAATCCAGACTGAAGTAGTGAACATCATTACCTCCGTTACTAACATTAACCCTAACCGGCTGCTCAAGGTCCGCGACCTGACCCGGCTGGGCCTCGATATCATTGATGTGGTGGACATCATCCTGAAAGTGGAGAAAACCTACCAGCTTACGATCCCTGACGAGGTGCCGGTGTATACGGTCGATGACTTTGTGAACTACGTGTATACCCATACTTTTAAAGAGGCCAGCTAA